One Halobaculum roseum DNA window includes the following coding sequences:
- a CDS encoding ArsR/SmtB family transcription factor, producing MALLESDVPIREVVTTDPEKAKALENDVRAKILDMLATDELTIEEIHDELHRRGEEKAETTVRHHVNVLKDAGMVEIARLEEAGGGTRKYYKSNTRVFSYELPEGADETLAGAQSTASEELTSLIETLYADHGTEIEAVAREMKPCEYCDTQHYEEFIVRELLNRALIELGESGTLEDVFSTDD from the coding sequence ATGGCGCTCCTCGAATCTGATGTGCCGATCCGCGAAGTCGTGACGACAGACCCGGAAAAAGCGAAGGCGCTGGAGAACGACGTCCGGGCGAAGATCCTCGATATGCTCGCGACCGATGAACTGACGATCGAGGAGATTCACGACGAACTGCATCGTCGCGGCGAGGAGAAGGCGGAAACAACGGTCCGCCACCACGTGAATGTCCTGAAGGACGCGGGGATGGTTGAGATCGCCCGTCTCGAGGAAGCTGGTGGGGGGACGCGGAAGTACTACAAGTCGAACACGCGAGTCTTCTCGTACGAGCTCCCGGAGGGTGCCGACGAAACCCTTGCAGGGGCGCAGTCCACCGCATCCGAGGAGCTGACATCCCTCATCGAGACGTTGTACGCGGACCACGGTACTGAGATCGAGGCGGTCGCCCGCGAGATGAAACCCTGTGAATACTGCGATACCCAGCACTACGAGGAGTTCATCGTTCGCGAACTTTTGAACCGTGCCCTCATCGAACTGGGCGAGAGCGGCACGCTCGAGGACGTGTTCTCGACCGACGACTGA
- a CDS encoding heavy metal translocating P-type ATPase: MGTTHEQFNVGGMSCSFCAESIEKAYARTDGVEDVDVSLAHEEVLVQYDDDRLSEVAVKDTLRDLGYTIRDPDKAKRYEQQQAELTDGKRRLLIAGGASLVVAALMGWMILVMGRFESASLAMDLVTLGLALGTMFGPGRYIKQKAFQSLRRRIFNQHVLLEAGAFAGLLGGLLGLFVFPSFPTVHFFAVAVFITTYHILSEYTSLIVRTRASQAVQGLLDLQPDTARRVSDDGDVEEVPLDDLNVGDYVRVKPGENIPVDGMVVEGESTVDESVATGESIPEEKTVGDTVIGGSVNETGTLLIEVTATGEDAFLNQVAREIEEARAMKPGIIQLADRVLKYFVPGVLTIAALSFLFWVVAPLAWGADPNVQRGAFAALAVLVLGYPCALGMATPLALIRGGGKAANRGILMRSGDAFQIFPDVDHIVLDKTGTITVGEPAVSAVVGFNADEEDVLATAASAEAFSEHPLADAILEFADERDVEYADPDVFDSVTGKGVRAIVGSDDVLVGKPGWLSDEGIDLSKRSDDIERLQGRGLTVAGVVRHGDLLGLIGIGDEIKADAAETIRRIRDAGITPVMITGDNERTANAVAEEVSIDRVMADVLPDEKREEIGRLQEAGHRVAMVGDGINDAPALTQADIGIAIGAGTDIAIESADIVLMGDRLGGVMDAYEIGNESYRKTRQNLVTAFAFNGIGVAAATTGLVHPVFAMLAMVLSVSAVLANSFAGQLLSGEGVNTEFALKERTDGERGDGRVTAD; encoded by the coding sequence ATGGGAACGACACACGAACAATTCAACGTCGGGGGAATGTCCTGCTCGTTCTGTGCCGAGAGCATCGAGAAGGCCTACGCCCGGACCGACGGCGTCGAGGACGTCGACGTGAGTCTCGCCCACGAGGAGGTACTCGTCCAGTACGACGATGACCGCCTGAGCGAGGTGGCGGTGAAGGACACACTCCGGGACCTCGGCTACACCATCCGAGATCCGGACAAGGCAAAACGATACGAGCAGCAGCAGGCCGAACTCACCGACGGGAAGCGGCGTCTCCTCATCGCTGGCGGCGCATCTCTCGTTGTCGCAGCCCTGATGGGGTGGATGATTCTCGTAATGGGACGCTTCGAGTCGGCATCGCTCGCGATGGACCTGGTGACGCTGGGGCTAGCGCTCGGGACGATGTTCGGTCCCGGGCGCTACATCAAACAGAAGGCGTTCCAGAGCCTTCGTCGGAGGATCTTCAACCAGCACGTCCTCCTAGAAGCGGGCGCCTTCGCCGGGCTCCTCGGGGGGTTACTCGGCCTGTTTGTCTTCCCGAGCTTCCCGACCGTCCACTTCTTCGCCGTCGCCGTGTTCATCACCACCTACCACATCCTCTCGGAGTACACCAGCCTCATCGTCCGCACGCGGGCTTCCCAAGCCGTCCAAGGCCTTCTCGACCTCCAGCCCGACACGGCACGCCGCGTCAGTGATGACGGTGACGTCGAGGAAGTCCCCCTCGACGACCTCAACGTCGGCGACTACGTCCGGGTCAAGCCTGGCGAGAACATCCCCGTCGATGGGATGGTCGTCGAGGGAGAGTCCACGGTCGACGAGTCGGTTGCCACCGGTGAGTCCATCCCCGAGGAGAAAACGGTCGGCGACACGGTGATCGGTGGCAGCGTCAACGAGACCGGGACGCTGCTTATCGAGGTGACTGCAACCGGGGAGGACGCGTTCCTGAATCAGGTGGCACGCGAGATCGAGGAGGCGCGGGCGATGAAACCCGGCATTATCCAGCTCGCCGACCGCGTCCTCAAGTACTTCGTCCCAGGCGTCTTGACGATTGCCGCGCTCTCGTTCCTCTTCTGGGTGGTCGCACCGCTCGCGTGGGGGGCAGACCCCAATGTCCAGCGAGGGGCGTTCGCAGCGCTGGCGGTCCTCGTCCTCGGCTATCCGTGTGCGCTTGGGATGGCAACACCGCTCGCCCTGATTCGGGGTGGCGGGAAGGCAGCGAACCGTGGCATCTTGATGCGCTCCGGCGACGCCTTCCAGATTTTCCCCGACGTCGACCACATCGTGCTGGACAAGACCGGCACGATCACCGTCGGCGAACCCGCCGTCAGTGCGGTCGTCGGGTTCAACGCCGACGAGGAAGACGTACTCGCGACGGCGGCCAGCGCGGAGGCCTTCTCCGAACACCCGCTCGCCGATGCGATCCTCGAGTTCGCTGACGAGCGAGATGTCGAGTACGCGGATCCCGACGTCTTTGACTCGGTGACCGGCAAGGGCGTCCGAGCGATCGTCGGCAGCGACGACGTGTTGGTCGGGAAACCCGGATGGCTCAGCGATGAGGGGATTGACCTTTCGAAGAGGAGCGACGATATTGAGCGACTTCAGGGCCGCGGCCTCACCGTTGCCGGAGTTGTTCGTCACGGTGACCTACTCGGCCTGATCGGCATCGGTGACGAAATCAAAGCAGACGCCGCCGAGACCATCCGGCGGATTCGCGACGCCGGCATTACGCCCGTGATGATCACCGGGGACAACGAGCGCACCGCGAACGCGGTCGCCGAGGAGGTCAGTATCGACCGCGTCATGGCCGACGTGTTGCCCGACGAGAAACGCGAGGAGATCGGTCGCCTGCAGGAAGCCGGCCACCGCGTGGCGATGGTCGGCGACGGCATCAACGACGCGCCGGCACTCACACAGGCGGACATCGGCATCGCCATCGGCGCCGGGACCGACATCGCCATCGAATCGGCGGACATCGTCCTGATGGGTGACCGGCTCGGCGGCGTGATGGACGCCTATGAGATCGGGAACGAGAGCTATCGAAAGACTCGCCAGAATCTCGTGACGGCCTTTGCGTTCAACGGCATCGGCGTCGCCGCCGCGACCACGGGGCTCGTTCACCCGGTGTTCGCGATGCTTGCGATGGTGTTGTCCGTCTCGGCCGTCCTCGCCAACAGCTTCGCTGGTCAGCTCCTCTCCGGTGAGGGTGTCAACACCGAATTCGCTCTCAAAGAACGCACCGACGGCGAGCGTGGAGACGGCCGAGTGACAGCCGATTAA
- a CDS encoding heavy-metal-associated domain-containing protein, translated as MERKTIAVIGMSCNGCEQNVETALRNLDGVNRVEADHDADTVDVVLKDGVSDDDVNAAIEQAGYDVKA; from the coding sequence ATGGAGCGAAAGACGATCGCCGTCATCGGGATGTCGTGCAACGGGTGCGAACAGAACGTGGAGACCGCCCTGCGAAACCTCGATGGTGTAAATCGGGTCGAGGCCGACCACGACGCTGACACGGTCGACGTCGTCCTCAAGGATGGAGTCTCAGACGACGACGTGAACGCGGCAATCGAACAGGCTGGCTATGACGTAAAGGCTTAA
- a CDS encoding DUF6610 family protein, which produces MSLELSSSASTASDIAAARQADIVAFLHRAPFTLDAYELGFLPGFREDCGYQETQYQNLTLPVGMLDNDFQNPDLDRFVERFFEYEPQVGVIGDIYEPTDVDAHIAAAREIQDSFPDAEVIIVPKSQAVIDTIPDDIILGYSRGYADRLAHEFSDPTDWRGRRVHILGGSPPKQLDAIRQLTRPTLTDEPPADIVGLDWNGLHRGAQFGEFWTADGWDDSGRDASHVTVRKTVRHSLARIKAFWQSHGVWPDSAPHSDILEIEYEGPSPTDLDSAACTECEANVWTTRRGPFIAEYDTGVLCGYCSYECYFSHRHRNNLEEIAGEQSVYIPPA; this is translated from the coding sequence ATGTCCCTCGAGCTGAGCTCCAGCGCCAGCACGGCGAGCGACATCGCTGCCGCCAGACAAGCCGACATCGTGGCGTTCCTCCATCGAGCGCCGTTCACTCTGGATGCCTATGAGCTCGGTTTCCTTCCCGGCTTTCGGGAGGACTGCGGGTATCAGGAGACCCAATATCAGAATCTCACCCTCCCCGTCGGGATGCTCGACAACGACTTCCAGAACCCCGATCTGGATCGATTCGTCGAGCGGTTCTTCGAGTACGAGCCACAGGTCGGTGTCATCGGCGACATCTACGAACCTACTGACGTTGACGCCCACATCGCTGCTGCTCGTGAGATTCAGGACAGCTTTCCCGATGCCGAGGTCATCATCGTCCCGAAATCCCAAGCGGTGATTGACACGATCCCAGATGATATCATCCTCGGCTATTCGCGAGGGTACGCCGATCGCCTGGCGCACGAGTTCTCCGACCCAACCGATTGGAGAGGGCGGCGCGTCCACATCCTCGGTGGGAGTCCGCCCAAGCAGCTCGACGCCATTCGACAGCTGACCAGGCCGACACTCACCGACGAGCCACCAGCCGACATCGTCGGCCTCGATTGGAACGGGCTGCATCGCGGCGCGCAGTTCGGGGAGTTCTGGACGGCTGACGGCTGGGATGATAGCGGTCGTGACGCCTCCCACGTCACAGTTCGGAAGACGGTGCGACACAGTCTCGCCCGCATCAAGGCCTTCTGGCAGTCCCACGGCGTCTGGCCTGACTCAGCGCCACATAGCGACATCCTCGAAATCGAGTACGAGGGGCCGTCACCAACCGACCTCGATAGTGCTGCGTGTACCGAATGTGAAGCGAACGTCTGGACGACTCGGCGCGGTCCCTTCATCGCGGAGTATGATACCGGCGTGCTCTGTGGCTACTGCAGCTACGAGTGCTACTTCTCGCATCGCCATCGGAACAACCTCGAGGAGATCGCCGGCGAGCAGAGCGTGTACATTCCACCGGCGTGA